The DNA segment GGCTGAACCATAGCCCAGATAGGCGACCCTAGCCTGAACCGTTACCCTTGAAGGCCTAGATAGGGATTCTAGTGTGGATACGTCACTGTAGCCTGATGTGTATATAGCGTAGCCCCCTATAGCTAGGAAGACCCCTGCCAGAATAGCTGCGATTACAAGGGCTCTAAGCATAGCCAAGGCTGGGCACCCAGCAGCCAACCTCTTGATATAGTTAGTTGTGTTAGAGCGCTAATTTCCGCTCTACAATATCTCTCCCTCAACTAAACCCAGCCACGACTATGCGGCTACAGGACGGCCTCAACAACATTCCTTAGAGAGGGTAGTCCGGAGACGGTCACCTTAACCTCGTCGCCATGTCTAAGATAGCGGGGTGGCCTCCTAGCGTGGCCGACGCCCGGCGGTGTCCCGGTGAAAACTATGTCGCTCGGTCTAAGCGTCACCAATGTTGATAGCCTGCTGATTATCTCCGGTATACTCGCTATCATATCACTGGTACACCCCCTCTGCACCCTCTCCCCGTTGAGCCTTGTCTCGACACACAAGCCTTCAATATCCCCAGGCGAATCAGCTATGGCTACGACCGGCCCGACAGGACCATAGGTGTCTAGGCCCTTAGCCATGCTCCAGCTCATAGTCTCCTGGAGAAGCCTATCCGTTATGTCAGCCCCCGCGGTATACCCGGCGATGGCATAGGCGGCTTCACGAGGAGAAGCATTCTTAATCCTCGAGCCTATGACCACGACTATCTCCCCCTCATAATCCGGCTTCTCCGACACCGGGGGGACTATTATCCTGTTGAGATGGCCTGTAAGGCTAGATACGGGTTTAGCGAAAAAGGCGATCTGCTTCTCCATACCCATCTCCCTGGCGTGCTCGCCATAACTCCTTCCAACACCCCACGCCGACGATGGAGAGACAGGCGGGGCTAGAGGACTGCCGAGGGAAATACACTCGCCTGTGAGGCTTTTAGACAGCTTCTCATAGGCGGCATAGGGGTTATAGTAGAAGCCCCTCAGCCCGCCAACCGCCTCGTGTGCCCAACCCTCTACACTCTCTATACATTCCTTGCGAGCGTTGTACAAACCTATCAAAGGCCCCAGGGGCGTGTGGACCGCCCCAACAAAGAATTTACTCAAACTCACAACCCCGATACTCTCATCTCAAGTTGAGGTAAGCATGACGCAGAGATTAGCTTTACCCAATATTCTAACCCATACTTCCACACGCTAACCTATAACGAATAGGGCCGTAGAGGATGCATCTCCACAATAGTCTCCCACGGGGACTAGCTAAGGCCCTTTCTTGTCGCCTAGTTACCAAGAACTTAGAAGCCGGGGGCCCATTCGAGCTGGTGGGCATACACTATCACATGAATAGAAAGACGCGGACCAGCGGTTCCGCCCCAAACCAGAGTCTACAGGCTTCTAGCCTCCGGATGCCCACTTCACGATTATCTACCACTGCCCTATTCTAAATAGCTTTGCGGCCGCCTCGATAACCACTCCTACCGAGCTCCAGGCTACAATTGAAGCTGGGAGGTATACCCAGGGAGTTCTAAGGGGGGGTGGTATGGTGTAGTGTGCGTAGGAGCTTGTAGGATCTCCAATAGTTGCTATAGAGAGTTCGTAGAGATAATCTCCCAGCAGCACCGCAGGTAGGTTGTAGTAGAAGGATAGATCGCTGCTGTCAAACCAGAATAACACGGTAACGAGTCCCGATACGATCCCAGCGATGAAGAACCCCCACAATATAGGCCAGCGCGTCATGTGCTCCAGCCGCGACGCTGCTAGAAAGCCTATGAGCGCGATTGAGGCCAAGGACGCTGGCACTATGGGGATGAGAGCCGATGGTAAGGTGAGGAGGAGTGCTAGAGACAGAATGCAGAGTGCTAGCTTCATTGAACCTTTCCGAAGATAGTATAGTGCTGATGCAATGTACGGGGTGTAAACAACTAACGCAAAGATTAATATAGCCTCAATGACTTCCATCAAAACCCACCCCATTAATACTTAAGTGAAATACAAAAAAATTCACGAAGCCATCACATATATGGTAACAAGTGTGTAACCTGTATCCCTCCTGCTAAATTCAAGGAATCCCCTCATCCTATACCCACAGCAGTATCGTTAATAGGTAGTGGATCAGCAGAGAGGATATAGCAAATGTAAGGCTGTATTTGAGGAATTCTAGGGCCTTAACCCTGTATCCCTCCCTATCCGCCATAGCAACAGCAACGTAGAGAGCTGGCGCCGCCGCTGTTGTGGCGTTGCTGGCGAGGGTCGCACTCCACGCCATCCCCCAGTAGATACTCCAAGGGTCAACTCCTGCTATGGTTGCCGCATCCCTAACTATGTAGAGGAATGTAAGCAGTAGAGCGTCGTGCTCTATCACGAGAGATAGTAGCCCCACCGCCCAGTACATTATCGAGTAGCCTATAAGCTCGCCAGCGGCTATGCTATCCACGATCCTCAGTGCTATCTCCTCTATAACCCCGCCTGACTCCAAACCACCGACAAGGGCGAAGAGGGCAGCGTAAAAGAGGAGAGCACGCCACTCTAC comes from the Aeropyrum camini SY1 = JCM 12091 genome and includes:
- a CDS encoding fumarylacetoacetate hydrolase family protein; this encodes MSKFFVGAVHTPLGPLIGLYNARKECIESVEGWAHEAVGGLRGFYYNPYAAYEKLSKSLTGECISLGSPLAPPVSPSSAWGVGRSYGEHAREMGMEKQIAFFAKPVSSLTGHLNRIIVPPVSEKPDYEGEIVVVIGSRIKNASPREAAYAIAGYTAGADITDRLLQETMSWSMAKGLDTYGPVGPVVAIADSPGDIEGLCVETRLNGERVQRGCTSDMIASIPEIISRLSTLVTLRPSDIVFTGTPPGVGHARRPPRYLRHGDEVKVTVSGLPSLRNVVEAVL